In Pueribacillus theae, the genomic window TAATTATCTCGATAATAAGCAAATTCGTATCATCCCCATTCAAAACCCGGTACTCACTACGCAAATTGGGATCGTTTATCGGAAGAACAAATATTTGTGTGCGGCCAGCCGTGTGTTTTTGGAACAATTGATCAATACTGTCAAAAATGAACGTTTTGATTCATGCATCTCAAGCGCGATAGAAACCATATCTATTGACAGCCCTTCTTTCCAGTGATAAGTTTCATTCTTGTCCATCTTCATTCGTCTACATAGATAAACAAAAGATAAACAAAAAACAAGTAAGGAGGCACCAGCACCTCCTTCTTTTTCATTATCCTTTTTTTACATCTTCAAGACTTGCTCCATAATTAATATGGTATACGTTTCCGTCAATCACCAAGGCAGGAACTGACTGAATACCGGCTTTCTTCGCTTCTTCGATACGATTTCGATCGTTACCGAGATGTACGATTTCTGTATTGACTTTTGACTTATCAAGATATCTAAGCACGACTTGTTCAGCATCTACGCAAACTGGGCAACCGGCGTGATAAAAAACTGCTTTTGTCATTACACCCAACTCCTTTAAAATTCATTTCACATCATATATCGATTATAGAAGCCATGATACACCATAATCAATTACAGATTTCTAATCGTTATCATAGGAAAACAGAATGAATTTGTTTCTCATTTCCCCATATAGTTAGAGGAGAGTATTTTTCTGAAATAAGGGA contains:
- a CDS encoding glutaredoxin family protein; the protein is MTKAVFYHAGCPVCVDAEQVVLRYLDKSKVNTEIVHLGNDRNRIEEAKKAGIQSVPALVIDGNVYHINYGASLEDVKKG